In the genome of Primulina tabacum isolate GXHZ01 chromosome 13, ASM2559414v2, whole genome shotgun sequence, the window atgcaatagcttgtACTTgtccaactatgcaatttaagtaaaaaaaatgcgactatgacgcctaatgacttcgtatttaatcatgactccgaaccaacctgaatcaacaccgaaccgacgtatagtcatgattaaaatacgcttaaaataatgaaatgatgctcctaaaatgatgagggtcgaaatctaggtgaaatggaggccaaaacatgaaatgctctttcgagagtcaatttggcacaacgcaccgtaaattctcgtacgacctcaaaaatgatccgaatcaccaacagtcaaaaacatgaccttcccaactcaaaggggcactgtccagtccaagtccataggctaaaagctaaccgagaactcgaacgagcctccgaaccgacacagcaacttgctgtaaatttccagcagctgcaaccttgcttgcatcgcgtcgtttgcgagacttttggccattggggcttgaaccaccgaccaaatcctctccaaaacgtcccaaggaatgattcgaaccatggctaaaggccctaggccagccacaatcctcacctttccagcaaccaaccgaaaactcttaccgagggccctcatgcgtgcgtgtgtagtgttttgttttgattgcCGTCTcttgtcattccagtggccatttgattgaccatggcacgatctagatatctaggggcatggtatgaaccgtggctaagggccataggccaaccaagatccacaccaaaccaaccaactcgaagtacatgtgctgtcaaaaccgaaggggccgagaggggagggggctgttcttgatgttttatgtaaaaaccgatgagccatggaccaagccaccaaaaaggtgacttattcacgtcttagaaatgctaggggagtgatctaaccatggctataggcccctagggcagccatgatcagatcctttcccttggacaaccaaactgaattttcgaacggTACAAATGGACACATGTGGAGTTGCTGTCCTTTCCTTGTTTTCCAGCTAGTATggggttaaaccaatggacaagTGGGGTCCTAATGCATCATGCATAGacgtcgccttgggagcctggagtcgatccataacctgaaaccacaaaacaagaaGGAGCCGTGAACTGCACAAGAAAAATCGAAATCTGCATGgatttttttctgaaaattctttgatgtatttcggttttgcatgataaaacctgatcatgtactgaaaaataattgataatatgacttgattgaggtttgaaagaaatctagacatgcctggtttcgtttcgaaagaaaacgaacgaaatgacgacgacgcggcacaaattagtgaataaaacccttaattaagtaatttaaatgagcttattttctactcacctcaagcaacttaaattaaatcctcaaaccttcttactaacttaaatgaacttacttgctagctaaattaacttatggaaatatttctcgaatcttaaattctatctcaaaactccaactccagtccggcctcactgaaataactgaaaaatcaaactactgcaatgaaataataaaataattaacttcaaagaaaaatgcattaaaataatcatgcaatgaagtcaatttaattttaaaaatctagaattatgtatggcttatacgtagactgatttacgggttctacatattcctcctaagttcttcgcattcaccaaagagctagagaagaataaatgtattgatgttcgtcacattcaatcaagtgaaaactcatcagatctcttcacaaaggcacttcctacgtcaatattcagaaagcacatatataatattgggatgcgcaatctacgaaatttgtgaagaattgttcgtgtcaacatgagggggagtttacgtgactgcactctttttcccttactatggtttttatcccaatgggttttttctagtaagatttttaacgaggcagtacaaaaatacgtaatgaagacatcttcgtatcatgatcatcatcacaagaggcagtgttgaaaataatatatttaatgttgaaaaataatatttaaaatgtgtgtatttaatatttgaatgttgaatatttgaatgttgaaaataagagttgtaaatattgaaaattagtgtgtgatgatgtaggtaatgatgtattttatttttggattatttgtaaaaaaattctataaatagcctcactatttgtgaagaaatacacaattgagtagagagaaaaatattataaagtgtgtagtttggtacattttgagagtttgagatttttactttttaccataaatttttacttttcacaacaattattattttaaatgatttgaaaaaatcattgaaataaaaaatcgaAGAAAGAAGTTGTTTGAATGTAATTTGAAAATATACGTGTATATCCCCTCAGATAATAAAAACAACATTCATTGAAATTTATATGAGGGGCAAAATTGTATTGTAGATTTGAAAATTATGTCTCTATCAAGATTATGTTGCTATACAGAATGGGAAAAAAAAACTGTTGTGTGATTGGATTTTGGCAATTCTGGAAACAACTGGCTTTCTCACATCTTTcagtaaaaaaatcatagaaTCTTGATAGGCTGTAATCAGTAGATTTCTCCATGCGCATTATAAAAACAAACAGTAGCTGAGCTAGCTCGTCTTAACTGAAGCTCTGTTTGTGATTGATACCCCATAAGGATTCGGGTGATGGACGACCCGGAGTATTAAGTAGATAGCCAAAATCATGGTCAATATATAGAGTACTTTCCTCAGCAGCCAAGCGGGGAAATGCCCGGGATATTTTCTTCCCAGGCAATCAAGAGCCCGGGCTCTCATACAAACTCCCGGGTACCTTACCACCCGGGCTACCTTGgaaattgcaccacactcgagtgtgattggTATGGGTTGTCTAATCTGTCAGAGCAACATGGATTTGACGTGTTATATAAGTCATCAGaaagtatgggcagccgacttgccatacttagcaTGTGACACTGAAAACTAGGTAAGGTAATGATGAGATttactactataaatagcaggtatactTCTCATTTACGGATTTCTGATTTTTAAACTCTCAAGCATAAACATATATTCTCGCATATATTTCTTGTGTtcttcatcttcaacctgctgactttagcatcggagtggctacgtcggacactcctccggcgcccattcacgagttcttttcttgtttgcaggtgttatTGAAGCCATTATTCTTACTCAAATCTCCTTAAcactaaattattttgattatacGGTGGATTGCCCACGTACTCATCTCATACCTGATTAACCTGAATATCATCATTGGCACCGTCTGTGGGAATTTGAGTCtgagacgttgatatggctccaaCAAGAAGAACTGACCAGAACACTTTCCGGGCTCTTGAAGATGGTGCTCATACTTCGGGACAAGGTGGTGTTCCTCCTACAGGACCTAATCTTATTACTATGTCCCCGGATGAGTTGGCTAGGATTGTAGCTGAAGCAGTGGATAAGGTGGTAGCCATGAGAGAATCTTCTCATCAAGTTACCCAACCCGGAAGGGAGCAGGAGCAGGAAGGGGGGAGGAGGAGGAAGTGAGAGGAGAAGATGGGGAGTCTTGTGCCTGGTCTAAATCTCCGACTATGGAGGAAGAGTTGTTGGAGTTGCGGCAGAAGATGAAGGTCAAGGAGGGGCAGTTGGAAGGTCATAATCTTTCTCGGGAAGTTGTCAAAGGATGCCCATTTGCTGAAATTATTGTCCGGGAACCTCTTCTCGGGAACTTCAAATCTGCCAAAGTTAAAGATTACGATGGCAATGCAGACCCCAAGGAACATATGGTCAGATTCGAGAATATGACCATGTTGCATTGTTATATTGATCGAATTAAGTGCAAGGTGTTCTTGACAACTTTGGTAGATTCTGCCCAGAGGTGGTTTGAGGGATTGGCCCCTCAGAGTATTCATTCTTTCAAGGACTTCCAGACGGTGTTTCTACACCATTTCAGTAGCagcaaaaaatacaaaaagacaGCGTTTAGTCTTTTCAAAGTCAAGCAAAGCCCAGAGGAGAGTTTGAGGGCTTACATCAGGAGGTTTAATAGAGTGGATCTGGATGTTCCCACTTGTGCCACCGAGACCAAGACAACCGCTTTCACCCAGGGATTGAGGGTGGGTGAGTTTTTTCGTTCATTAACCAAGAAGGTGCCCGGGGACTTTGAGGATTTGTTGTCCTGGATAGAGAAGTATATTAACATGGAGGAAGCAGAGAAGCAGAAGAGAGAGGCTGTAAGAAGGGAAAAAGGAGACCGGGTATGTAAACCCGATGAGAAGGGACATAGGAGGGGTAATCCAGGGCATTTTTCTCACCATGTACCCTTAAAGATTACCTGGGATAGGGAGGTTCAGGAGTGCAGCAGAGATTTGGCCCCAGATCATCAGCTTACCCGGCCTGAGAAGAGAGGATTCTGTACCCTTCACAAGGTGTGCTACCACAACACCGAAGATTGCAAAATGTTGAAGGGAGATTATGTCCCACCCTCCGTCCCAGGACATAATCAGGCCAACAAGAGGCTGAGATTGCCACCTTGGACATCTCGACAGCCAGGACCCAGTGCCTGGTGCGATTCAAGAAATGCCTCGAGGGGTGATCCGAGTAGAAGAAGAGATCTGGAGCCCGAGAGGAAGAAGACGTCACCCCCTGTCTCGGGGGTAGTCAAGGTGATATCTGGAGGTTCTACTGATGGAGATTCTAATAGGGCGAGGAGGTCAAGAAGCAAGAGGGAGTGTATGGAGGAGGATGGAGTAAGGAGGAGTGAGGCAGTAAGTAGTTTTGGTCCAAAAGATTTGAAGGGTGTCAATCTTCCCCACAATGATGCCCTGGTAATTCAAGCCCGAGTGGAAAATTATGACATTATGAGAGTTTTCGTGGACTCGGGCAGTTATGTTAATGTGATTTTTAAGGATGCCCTGGTACAAATGGATTTGCAAGGTTTTCAGTTAGAAACCTTGGAGACTGCGCTTTTTGGCTTTGGTGGCCATTTGATTTATCCGGAGGGGGAGATTGTTCTGCCATTGACTTTGGGTGCCGGGGAGTTGAAGAAGATGGTGATGACCACTTTCACTGTGGTGGATGCCTCGTCgtcatataatattattttgggGCGACCAGCCATGAATGAGCTAAGGGCCGTGGCATCCACCTATCATCAAAAGATCAAGTTTCCAGTGGGAAGCCGAGTAGGGAAAGTTCGGAGAGATCAGCCTTCTTCCCAAAAATTTTATGTGGAGGCAGTCCGGGTGGACCAAAATAAAGAAAGGAAGGAGGGGAAAAATGTGAGACTTGATGAGGGAGGAGGGATAATAGTATAAAAGGGGGAGGTACATTTTGTAGCTGAGGAGGAGCAGGAAATTATAGAGATCGGACTAGGCCAGCAGATCCGGTTGGCTCTTGACCTTAATTTATCAACCCGGGTcagtttgattaattttttaaaaattaatgttCATGTTTTTGCCTGATCTCAGCAGGAATTGATAGGGATTTCACCCCTGATATCCGAGCATCACTTGAATATCCTCCCTGGATCTCACCCGGTGAAGCAAAAGAAGAGACACTTCGGTCCTGAGAAGGAAAAAGTTATTGATGTACATATGAAAGATCTGTTGCAAGCCGGCCACATTCGGGAAATACAATTTCCTACATGACTCTCGAATGTTGTACTGATGCCAAAATCTACCGGGAAATGGAGAATGTGCGTGGACTTTCGGGACCTCAATAAAGCTTGCTCCAAAGACCACTATCCCCTGCCCAGGATTGACCAGTTGGTGGATTCCACCTCGGGCTATGAACTGCTGAGTTTCATGGATGCTTATCAGGGGTACCATCAAATCTCCCTGGCCAAGGATGATCAAGATAAGGCtagcttcatcacctcgggaggtaTGTTTTGTTAcgttgtcatgcctttcggaTTGAAGAATGCCGGGGCCACCTACCACCGTCTTATGAACAAAGTATTCGAGAAGTAATTGGGCAGGAATGTGGAGGTGTACGTGGATGATATTTTGGGCAAGTCTAAGGAGATTGCTGATTTTATCCCTGATTTGGAGGAAACTTTGCCACTTTGAGGCATTATGGAATCAAGCTCAATTTGGCCAAGTGTATCTTTGACGTAAAGAGTGGCAACGTTTTGGATTTTATAGTTACACACCGGGGTATTGAGGTGAATCAGGAGAAGGTCAAGTCTGTGTTGAGCATGCCATCTCCCCGATCTTTCAAAGAAGTGCAGAAGCTGACTGGGAGGATTGCTTCTCTTTCTCGGTTAATATCTCGGTCAGCACACAGGAGTTACCCTTTTTTCCAGGTCCTAAGGAATGCCCGACAGTTTGGGTGGAATGAGAAGTGTGAACAAACCTTCCGAGATCTTAAGAGTCATCTGACAGAGCTTCCTGTCCTTGTAAAGCTAGAGCCCGAGGAGAAATTGTTTGTTTACTTATCTACTACAGAGTATGATGTTAGATCAGTATTGATAAAGGAAGAAGGCTCTGATCAGAAGCCTGTCTATTACGTCAGCCATGCTCTAAGGGGCCCCGAGCTCCGGTATTGCGAGGTAGAAAAGATAGCCTTGGCTTTGGTTATGACTGCCAGGAAGCTACGGCCATATTTCCTATCGCATCAGATCATAGTGCTCACCAATAGTCCTCTAGGGAGGATTATGACTCACTCACAGGTATCCGGACGGATGATCAAGTGGACAGTGGAGTTGGGGGAGTATGATATTGAGTATAAGCCCCGGGTTGTCATGAAAGCACATGCTTTAGCAGATTTTTTATCCGAGATGGTTTAGCCCGATGAAGAGGAAGTTTGGAGAGTATTTGTGGATGGGGCGTCTAGCCTTTCAGAATGTGGGGTAGGAGTGGTGATCATAACCCCCCGGGAGAGAAGATTAAGCTGGCATTAAGAATTGACTCTTGGGTGACTAATAAAAAGGCAGAGTATGAGGCTGTCCTTGCCGGTATTCAAGCTGCCCGAGAAATTGGAGCTACTCGGATAATTTTGAACTCTGATTCACAATGTATCACTCAACAGATAAAGGATGTTTATAAAGCTAAGGATGACATGATGTTTAAATATCTCAAGCTTATAAAAGCCCAGTCAGAAATTTTTgtggattggagtattgaacaaATACCCCGGGAAGAGAATGAGGAAGCAAATTCTTTGGCAAAGATGGCTGCTTCTTTATCATAAGTCAGCACCCGAGAAGTACTGAATGTTTCCCGGCTAGCCCTCTCCAAGGAAGAAGAAACATTGCCTGCACCTGGGGATTCCTGGATGACACATCCGATCAAATTCATTGTAAGCAATGAGTTACCTGAAGACAAAGCCCGAGCTCAGAAGATAAAGAGACAAGTtcccaggtttgttctcttaaataatatcTTGTACATGAGATCATTTCAGGGACATCTACTAAAATGCTTACCCTCGGGGGAGGTGGATTATGTCCTCCAAGAAATTCATAAAGGGTGTTGTGGCGAGCATTTGGGAGGAGTAGCATTGGCCC includes:
- the LOC142521848 gene encoding uncharacterized protein LOC142521848; amino-acid sequence: MWGRSGDHNPPGEKIKLALRIDSWVTNKKAEYEAVLAGIQAAREIGATRIILNSDSQCITQQIKDVYKAKDDMMFKYLKLIKAQSEIFVDWSIEQIPREENEEANSLAKMAASLS
- the LOC142521847 gene encoding uncharacterized protein LOC142521847 — encoded protein: MEEELLELRQKMKVKEGQLEGHNLSREVVKGCPFAEIIVREPLLGNFKSAKVKDYDGNADPKEHMVRFENMTMLHCYIDRIKCKVFLTTLVDSAQRWFEGLAPQSIHSFKDFQTVFLHHFSSSKKYKKTAFSLFKVKQSPEESLRAYIRRFNRVDLDVPTCATETKTTAFTQGLRVGEFFRSLTKKVPGDFEDLLSWIEKYINMEEAEKQKREAVRREKGDRVCKPDEKGHRRGNPGHFSHHVPLKITWDREVQECSRDLAPDHQLTRPEKRGFCTLHKVCYHNTEDCKMLKGDYVPPSVPGHNQANKRLRLPPWTSRQPGPSAWCDSRNASRGDPSRRRDLEPERKKTSPPVSGVVKVISGGSTDGDSNRARRSRSKRECMEEDGVRRSEAVSSFGPKDLKGVNLPHNDALVIQARVENYDIMRVFVDSGSYVNVIFKDALVQMDLQGFQLETLETALFGFGGHLIYPEGEIVLPLTLGAGELKKMVMTTFTVVDASSSYNIILGRPAMNELRAVASTYHQKIKFPVGSRVGKVRRDQPSSQKFYVEAVRVDQNKERKEGKNVRLDEGGGIIV